The genomic segment ATAAGGATGTATTGCACTTTATAATGTTAACAATAAAATGTTTTGTGATTTTACTAGTAATTGGAATTTACTTGCCTAAAGCTGTGGATTACTTGCTTCAAAATTTAATTAATAATACAAAAATCTACAAAAATAGTGTTGTAGTTTACAAATTAGTTGATAATAATTATAAATTAATTTATAATTATATTCTTACATTTTATTTATTCTTTAGAGTATAATGTATGTATATATTAATATTCTCTATAATATGGGAGATACATTATGAATGATTTATTAAAAATCTATAGCGATAATTTAAAAAACAATAAACTAACGAGAAATACTATTGAAGCTTACACTCGAGATGTTAAACGTTTTATTGAATTTATAGAATATAAAAATGAAAGTATAAAAACGGTTGATTGCATAACAATAATGGCATATTCTGAGTATCTTAGAAAAGAAGGTCGTGCAAATAGTTCCATAGCAAGAAGTATAGTTTCCATCAGAAATTACTATAAATATCTTATTAAAAACGATTTTGCAGAACATGACCCAACAGCCTATTTTTCAATTGCAAAAATTAAACGAAATATACCTCAAATTCTATCTATCGAGGAGATAGATGAATTATTAAATCAACCAGAAGAGTCAACGATTAAAGGATGTAGAGATAAAGCAATGCTAGAATTAATGTATGCTACAGGCATAAAGGTTTCAGAACTTTTAAGTTTAACAACATATGATATTAATTTAGAATTGCTATACATAAGGTGCAATAATGGTAAGAAAAATGAAAGAATAATTCCTATTGGTACCCAGGCGGTTAGATGTCTATCGCAGTATTTAAAGACAAGATCTATTATAAACTTAAATAATTTAAGTTTACTCTTTTTAAATATAAAAGGGGATAAAATGACAAGGCAAGGCTATTGGAAAATTATTAAAGAGTATGCTAAAAAGACTAATATTAAAAAAGCTATAAATTCTTATACAATAAGACATTCATTTGCTGTGCATTTATTGCAAAATGGCGCTGGTATAGCCTCAGTTCAAGAACTATTAGGTCATAATAGTATGTCTACAACTCAAATTTACTCAACTATAGTTAAAAAGAGCAAAATTGCTGAAATTTATAAGAATACTCATCCTAGAGCATAAGATAAATGATTTAACTACAATGTAGAATTTAAATAGAATATAGAAAAATCCGCTTTCACTAATTATGAAGGCGGGTTTTTATTTTTGTTTTTAACTATAATAATTTTTTTATTTTATTATAAATAAATAGTGATAATATTAATGCAAATTGGTAAAAATAATGTTATGAATTTTAATCAACGCAGACATTTTTGTCTAGCGAAAAGTAATAAGAGGAGGATACATATGAAAAGGAACTTTAGGAACGTATTATGTTTAATTTTAACGTTGATTTTTACAACACAGTTTTTCTGTCTGCCAGCTAAGGCAGAAGGAGAAAATAAGGATGATAAAGGAATTGTAGTAGAAGCAAAGTCAGCACTACTAATGGAACCATCCACTGGCAAAATAATATATGAAAAAAATTCTCATGAGAGATTTGCACCAGCATCAGTAACTAAAATAATGACTATGTTATTAGCTATGGAGGCCATAGATTCTGGTAAGATTAAATTACAAGATAAGATAACCGTAAGTGAAAACTCGAAAAAAATGGGTGGAAGTAGTATGATTCTTGAAACTGGTGAAATTAGAACCGTGGAAGAAATTTTAAAAGGGATTGCCATTGCATCAGGAAATGATGCAGCAGTGGCAATGGCAGAATATCTAGGTGGCAGTGAAGGTGCTTTTGTAAATATGATGAATGAAAGAGCAAAAAGTCTTAATATGAAAGATACTGCTTTCAAAAACTGCACTGGTCTAAGTGCAGTAGGGCATTTTACAACTGCCTATGATATTTCAATTATGTCTAGAGCGCTATTAAAACATCCTAAAATATTAAAATATTCAGGAACCTACATGGAAACTATTTCAGAGGGCAGAAAGTCACCTATAGGTCTTGTAAATCATAATAAGCTTGTTAGATTCTTTGCTGGATGTGATGGACTCAAGACTGGATTTACAAATGAGGCAATGTATTGTATGTCTGCGACTGCAACACGAAGCAATGTAAGGATGCTTGCAATAATTATGGGTGCGCCAACTTACACAAAAAGAAATAGAGATGCTAGCATGTTAATGAATTACGGATTTACAAAATTTGAGACGAAAAAAGTAATAGCAAAAGATCAAGGATTAGAAAAAGTAATTTTAAATAAGAAAGGTGATAAGTTCCTAATAGCTAAAGCACATAAAGATTTCCTTATAACCCTTGAAAAAGGTAATAAAAATAAAATAACTAAAAAATTTGTTATGAAGGAAGGTTTGAAAGAGTATAAAAAGGATGTCGCAATTGGATTTTGTGAAATATATGTCGATAATAAGTTAAGTGGTAAGATTGTTATTTACAGCGATAGGGATATAAAAAAATCTAGAGTGTGGGATAATATTAAAAATAACTTTACAGACTTATTTGATAAGGCGATTTAACAAAACTTTATAGTAGTGTTTACAGATTTATGTAGATATAAAAATATAGCTTCTGGGCAATAAATTATTTGCTTAGAAGCTAAGTTTTTATAAAATAATATACTTTAGGAATTAAAATGTCAGACTTAATTGGGAATATTACAAATATTAAAGGACTTGAAAAGTGTAATATGAAATAAAACAAGCTAGTAAATTGACTAGTTATTTTTCCAAAGATGAATTATACTTAGAATAGACTTGATATAAAGAAATCAAAGTAAAACTTATATTTCTTTAAAATTATTTATTTAGGAGAGAGTGTA from the Clostridium sp. CM027 genome contains:
- a CDS encoding endonuclease III; the protein is MKHKDVLHFIMLTIKCFVILLVIGIYLPKAVDYLLQNLINNTKIYKNSVVVYKLVDNNYKLIYNYILTFYLFFRV
- a CDS encoding tyrosine recombinase is translated as MNDLLKIYSDNLKNNKLTRNTIEAYTRDVKRFIEFIEYKNESIKTVDCITIMAYSEYLRKEGRANSSIARSIVSIRNYYKYLIKNDFAEHDPTAYFSIAKIKRNIPQILSIEEIDELLNQPEESTIKGCRDKAMLELMYATGIKVSELLSLTTYDINLELLYIRCNNGKKNERIIPIGTQAVRCLSQYLKTRSIINLNNLSLLFLNIKGDKMTRQGYWKIIKEYAKKTNIKKAINSYTIRHSFAVHLLQNGAGIASVQELLGHNSMSTTQIYSTIVKKSKIAEIYKNTHPRA
- a CDS encoding D-alanyl-D-alanine carboxypeptidase family protein gives rise to the protein MKRNFRNVLCLILTLIFTTQFFCLPAKAEGENKDDKGIVVEAKSALLMEPSTGKIIYEKNSHERFAPASVTKIMTMLLAMEAIDSGKIKLQDKITVSENSKKMGGSSMILETGEIRTVEEILKGIAIASGNDAAVAMAEYLGGSEGAFVNMMNERAKSLNMKDTAFKNCTGLSAVGHFTTAYDISIMSRALLKHPKILKYSGTYMETISEGRKSPIGLVNHNKLVRFFAGCDGLKTGFTNEAMYCMSATATRSNVRMLAIIMGAPTYTKRNRDASMLMNYGFTKFETKKVIAKDQGLEKVILNKKGDKFLIAKAHKDFLITLEKGNKNKITKKFVMKEGLKEYKKDVAIGFCEIYVDNKLSGKIVIYSDRDIKKSRVWDNIKNNFTDLFDKAI